One window from the genome of Actinoplanes teichomyceticus ATCC 31121 encodes:
- a CDS encoding MaoC family dehydratase N-terminal domain-containing protein, which translates to MPLDQTFAGRTWPPTETYLVGREKIREFARAIGATDAEYHDPEAARAIGYPDVVAPPTFPVAITMSASRQVVNDPALGLDYSRVVHGDQKFAYTRPMVAGDAVVCVNTVEEITTRGGHWFITVRTDVRTEAGEPVVTAWSKLVQRGEETA; encoded by the coding sequence ATGCCCCTGGATCAGACGTTTGCCGGCCGCACCTGGCCGCCCACCGAGACCTATCTCGTCGGCCGGGAGAAGATCCGCGAGTTCGCCCGCGCGATCGGCGCCACCGACGCCGAGTACCACGACCCCGAGGCGGCCCGCGCGATCGGCTACCCGGACGTGGTCGCCCCGCCGACCTTCCCGGTGGCGATCACCATGAGCGCCAGCCGCCAGGTGGTCAACGACCCCGCTCTGGGCCTGGACTACAGCCGCGTCGTGCACGGTGACCAGAAATTCGCCTACACCCGGCCGATGGTGGCCGGCGACGCGGTGGTGTGCGTGAACACGGTGGAGGAGATCACCACCCGGGGTGGCCACTGGTTCATCACGGTGCGCACCGACGTGCGTACCGAGGCCGGCGAGCCGGTCGTCACGGCGTGGTCGAAACTGGTGCAGCGCGGCGAGGAGACTGCCTGA